A single region of the Elizabethkingia sp. JS20170427COW genome encodes:
- a CDS encoding ABC-F family ATP-binding cassette domain-containing protein, translating to MNYITVENLTKSFGIRVLFEKISFNVNEGDKIAIVAKNGSGKSTLLKILMGKEIPDEGEIVINKDIQVVLFDQEIQFNPEQNIEEFMMSLESAPIRALKNYHQSLTSDDSEFIEKALVEMEIHKAWDLENEMKQILSQLKITDLFVKMGKLSGGQVKRVALAKLLTETRAEHNHTLLIMDEPTNHLDVDMVEWLEQYLSKSRITLLLVTHDRYFLDSICDVIWEMEDQKLYVHRGSYATYLENKAIREENLQANVDKAQNLYRRELEWMRRQPKARTTKSKSRIDAFYETEKIAKQDLSKQGLELDFEMKRLGKKILELKNISKKFGNKILLDNFSYQFQRGEKVGIVGKNGVGKSTLLNIIQGLEPVDSGEIETGETISFGYFAQKGLQIDENQRVIDFLKEKAEYYPLANGRSLSASQFLRLFLFDDQTQYSPIYKLSGGEKRRLHLMYILYQNPNFLIFDEPTNDLDLPTLTVLESFLQQFQGSLIIVSHDRYFMDKIVDHVLAFEGDGKIKDFIGNFTEYREWEQLQKIEKEKKETPKPIETVIEKPKQKKKLSYKEQRELETLEKEMPILEGKRDEILKELNNQTDYEVISKLSAELETVSGQLEEYEIRWLELQEILEG from the coding sequence TTTATTAAAAATATTGATGGGAAAGGAAATTCCTGATGAAGGCGAAATTGTAATTAATAAAGATATTCAAGTTGTATTATTCGATCAAGAAATACAATTCAATCCCGAGCAGAATATTGAAGAATTTATGATGAGCTTGGAAAGTGCTCCGATTAGAGCCTTGAAGAATTATCACCAATCTTTAACTTCCGATGATTCTGAATTTATAGAAAAAGCTTTAGTGGAAATGGAAATTCATAAAGCTTGGGATTTGGAAAATGAGATGAAGCAGATTCTTTCTCAACTGAAGATAACGGATCTTTTTGTGAAGATGGGGAAGCTTTCTGGTGGGCAAGTAAAGAGGGTAGCATTAGCAAAACTTTTAACAGAAACCCGTGCCGAGCATAACCATACTTTGCTGATTATGGATGAGCCTACCAACCATTTGGATGTAGATATGGTAGAATGGTTGGAGCAATATCTTTCTAAATCTAGAATTACGCTACTTTTGGTAACCCACGACCGTTATTTCCTAGATAGCATTTGTGATGTGATTTGGGAAATGGAAGATCAAAAACTTTATGTACACAGAGGTTCTTATGCTACTTATCTCGAAAATAAAGCCATAAGAGAAGAAAATCTTCAAGCCAATGTAGATAAGGCACAAAATTTATATCGCCGTGAATTGGAGTGGATGAGAAGGCAGCCTAAAGCAAGGACTACCAAATCTAAAAGCAGAATAGATGCTTTTTATGAAACCGAAAAAATAGCTAAGCAAGATCTTTCCAAGCAAGGTTTAGAACTGGATTTTGAGATGAAGAGGCTAGGAAAGAAAATTTTGGAACTTAAAAATATTTCGAAGAAATTTGGAAATAAAATCCTCTTGGATAACTTCTCTTATCAGTTTCAACGGGGAGAAAAAGTAGGAATTGTAGGAAAAAATGGAGTAGGGAAATCTACACTGCTGAATATCATACAAGGGCTGGAGCCAGTAGATAGCGGAGAGATTGAAACTGGAGAAACAATATCTTTTGGATATTTTGCTCAAAAAGGACTTCAGATAGATGAAAACCAAAGGGTAATCGATTTTTTAAAAGAGAAAGCGGAATATTATCCCTTAGCTAATGGAAGAAGTCTTTCGGCTTCCCAGTTTTTGAGATTATTTTTGTTTGATGACCAAACCCAATATTCGCCGATTTATAAGCTGAGTGGAGGTGAAAAAAGAAGGCTTCATTTGATGTATATTTTATATCAAAATCCTAATTTCTTGATTTTTGATGAGCCTACCAATGATTTAGATTTGCCGACTTTAACAGTGTTGGAGAGTTTTTTACAACAGTTCCAAGGAAGCCTGATTATCGTTTCCCACGACCGTTATTTTATGGATAAAATTGTAGATCATGTTTTAGCGTTTGAGGGAGATGGGAAAATAAAAGACTTTATTGGGAATTTTACTGAGTACCGAGAATGGGAACAACTTCAGAAAATTGAAAAAGAGAAAAAAGAGACTCCTAAACCAATAGAAACCGTAATAGAAAAACCTAAGCAAAAGAAAAAGCTATCTTATAAAGAGCAAAGGGAGTTGGAAACTTTGGAAAAGGAAATGCCAATATTAGAAGGAAAGAGAGATGAAATTTTAAAAGAACTTAATAACCAAACAGATTATGAGGTTATTTCTAAACTTTCCGCAGAATTGGAAACCGTTTCAGGGCAGTTGGAAGAATATGAAATACGTTGGTTAGAGCTTCAAGAGATTTTAGAAGGTTAA
- the rpsO gene encoding 30S ribosomal protein S15, protein MYLTSEKKAEIFAKHGKSATDTGSAEGQIALFTYRINHLSQHLKANHKDYNTERSLVKLVGKRKNLLNYLKKTEIERYRAIIAELGIRK, encoded by the coding sequence ATGTATTTAACATCAGAAAAGAAAGCGGAAATCTTCGCTAAACATGGTAAGTCTGCAACTGATACAGGTAGTGCAGAAGGACAAATCGCATTGTTTACTTACAGAATTAATCACCTTTCTCAACACTTGAAAGCTAACCACAAAGATTACAATACCGAAAGATCTCTTGTGAAATTAGTAGGTAAAAGAAAGAATCTATTAAACTATCTTAAGAAAACTGAAATCGAAAGATATAGAGCGATTATCGCTGAACTTGGAATTAGAAAATAA
- a CDS encoding pyruvate decarboxylase has translation MAVFLQPRRDMKKVLLYGTLAAVAAGVLISCAGAGNSKTYINKDLKLGKIQRIVYLNPEIYPKFEALQEPTDMAFYSATSDRFRKMGDIQLARIDSPMEYDKIDIPTLKELCENNLGDLIVVPHVKYFKVGLGKYVFSNQVLVRLKVYNKEGKFVMETNYDTYKAGGKLKGSAENYVETGASEVFQKMFKELKKQKIIDNVIL, from the coding sequence ATGGCTGTATTTTTGCAACCTAGAAGAGACATGAAAAAAGTACTACTTTATGGCACTTTAGCAGCAGTAGCGGCAGGTGTGTTAATAAGCTGTGCAGGCGCTGGCAACAGTAAAACCTACATTAATAAAGATTTAAAATTAGGAAAAATACAGCGTATTGTTTATTTAAATCCAGAAATATATCCTAAGTTCGAGGCACTTCAGGAACCTACCGATATGGCCTTTTATAGCGCAACAAGTGATAGGTTTAGGAAGATGGGGGATATTCAGCTAGCGAGGATAGACTCTCCCATGGAGTATGATAAAATTGATATCCCTACGCTTAAGGAATTGTGTGAGAATAATTTAGGAGATTTAATTGTTGTACCTCATGTAAAGTACTTTAAAGTAGGTCTTGGTAAATATGTGTTTTCTAATCAGGTATTGGTAAGGTTAAAGGTTTATAATAAAGAAGGGAAATTTGTTATGGAAACCAATTACGATACCTATAAGGCTGGTGGTAAACTAAAAGGCTCTGCTGAGAATTATGTGGAAACAGGAGCTTCAGAAGTTTTTCAAAAAATGTTTAAAGAACTTAAAAAACAAAAGATTATAGATAATGTAATTTTATAA
- the mgtE gene encoding magnesium transporter, which yields MEMTLNPADVAEKLSELSAEERLLAFLKVPKEYKAEVFAHLDTDFQEETIRGIGSSEVADLLNAMPPDDRTQLFEDFPDELIKYSINLLNPSERSVALKLLGYKPDSIARLMTPHYIQVKKEWTVRHCFQHIKKVGKKVETMNFLYVVDDRNRLIDDITIGALLLAEEDQIVADLVDKHFVAITTTTSKEEAVHYFEKYDRGAMPIVTESGVLVGIVTIDDILDQIELQNTEDIQKFGGVDSLDVPYTQTGWAEMIRKRATWLIILFISEMFTASAMSYFDAEIEKAVVLALFVPLIISSGGNSGSQAATLIIRAMALQEITLKDWWYVMKKEIISGLCLGAILGTIGFIRIYTWQHLGLYSYGVHWLYIGFSVAVSLIFIVLWGTLSGSMIPFILKKFRLDPATSSAPFVATLVDVTGLIIYFTIAGFFLAGKLL from the coding sequence ATGGAAATGACTCTCAATCCAGCTGATGTAGCTGAAAAACTTAGCGAACTTTCTGCAGAAGAAAGACTTTTGGCCTTTTTAAAAGTGCCAAAAGAATATAAAGCAGAAGTGTTTGCCCATTTAGATACCGATTTTCAAGAGGAAACCATACGAGGAATTGGCAGTAGTGAAGTTGCTGATCTCCTGAATGCAATGCCTCCTGATGATCGTACTCAGTTGTTTGAAGATTTTCCAGATGAGCTTATTAAGTATTCTATAAATCTCCTTAATCCTTCCGAAAGATCTGTAGCTCTTAAATTATTGGGATATAAGCCCGATTCTATTGCGCGTTTGATGACCCCTCATTATATCCAAGTGAAGAAAGAGTGGACGGTGAGGCATTGTTTCCAGCATATTAAAAAGGTAGGGAAAAAGGTGGAGACCATGAACTTCCTTTATGTAGTAGATGATCGCAATCGCTTGATAGACGATATCACCATTGGAGCATTGTTGCTAGCGGAGGAAGATCAGATAGTTGCTGATTTGGTAGATAAACATTTCGTCGCAATTACAACAACGACAAGTAAGGAAGAGGCTGTACATTATTTCGAAAAATACGACAGAGGAGCAATGCCTATTGTTACTGAATCTGGAGTTTTGGTAGGGATTGTAACGATAGATGATATTTTAGATCAGATAGAATTACAAAACACTGAAGATATTCAGAAATTCGGGGGGGTAGATTCCTTAGATGTTCCTTATACCCAAACGGGATGGGCAGAAATGATTCGGAAAAGAGCCACTTGGTTGATTATTCTTTTTATTTCCGAAATGTTTACCGCTTCTGCAATGAGTTATTTTGATGCCGAAATAGAAAAAGCGGTAGTCTTAGCACTATTTGTACCTTTGATTATTTCTAGTGGAGGAAACTCAGGATCTCAAGCAGCAACCTTAATCATTAGGGCGATGGCACTTCAGGAAATCACTCTGAAAGATTGGTGGTACGTCATGAAAAAAGAAATTATTTCAGGACTTTGTTTAGGGGCAATCTTGGGTACTATAGGTTTTATTAGGATTTATACATGGCAACATTTAGGATTGTATAGCTATGGGGTGCATTGGCTTTACATTGGCTTTAGTGTGGCTGTTTCGTTAATTTTTATTGTGCTGTGGGGGACTCTTTCAGGTTCGATGATTCCTTTTATTCTGAAAAAATTTAGATTAGATCCAGCAACCTCTTCCGCACCTTTTGTTGCT